One window of the Paenibacillus beijingensis genome contains the following:
- a CDS encoding sugar porter family MFS transporter: MSLVIKKENEKKIEKQAERQSGETAQKPNMVFVTLVSIVAALGGVLFGFDTAVISGALGFLGERFQLNQVQLGWAVSCFLIGCIAGSAISGVLSDRFGRKKVLIAAAFIFMVGTVASALPDTFTGYYIARMIGGLGIGITSALSPLYNAEIAPAKYRGRLVALNQLAIVTGIFLVYFVNLWITSFGDDAWDVSSAWRWMFGVGAVPGLLFLVLLFFVPESPRWLIKKGRPAEALPILIKIHGEQLAREEVLAIKEVSKQESGGSFRQLFMPGMRTALMVGVVLAALQQVTGINAVMYYAPVIFKETGMGANASLIQTIMVGFVNLVFTLLSLWLVDKVGRKVLLLIGSISMTVCLTVIGLAFQTGQTSGPIVLIFILLYVASFAISLGAVLWVILSEIFPAPIRGKAVAIGTMTHWVADYAVSQSFPPLLSTAGPAVTFWIFGFMALVTVIFTWRAIPETKGKSLEEIETMWAKK; the protein is encoded by the coding sequence GTGTCATTAGTCATCAAAAAAGAGAATGAAAAAAAGATAGAAAAACAGGCTGAACGGCAGAGCGGGGAAACTGCGCAGAAGCCGAATATGGTGTTTGTCACGCTTGTCTCCATCGTAGCGGCTTTGGGCGGCGTATTGTTCGGTTTCGATACGGCTGTCATTTCGGGTGCACTCGGCTTTTTGGGGGAGCGCTTTCAATTAAATCAGGTACAGCTCGGCTGGGCCGTTTCCTGTTTCCTTATCGGTTGTATTGCGGGCTCGGCTATCTCCGGGGTGCTCAGCGATCGGTTCGGCAGGAAAAAAGTGCTGATTGCGGCGGCGTTCATTTTTATGGTCGGTACCGTCGCCTCCGCGCTTCCGGATACGTTCACCGGTTATTATATCGCCCGGATGATCGGCGGCCTCGGAATCGGGATTACATCGGCGCTAAGTCCGCTTTATAACGCGGAGATTGCTCCGGCGAAATACCGCGGCCGGCTCGTTGCCTTGAACCAGCTTGCCATCGTGACCGGAATTTTTCTTGTCTACTTTGTCAATTTGTGGATTACAAGCTTCGGCGACGATGCCTGGGACGTCTCCAGCGCTTGGCGCTGGATGTTCGGAGTCGGGGCGGTTCCCGGCTTGCTGTTCCTGGTGCTTCTGTTCTTCGTACCCGAAAGTCCAAGATGGCTGATCAAGAAAGGACGTCCTGCGGAGGCGCTGCCGATTTTGATCAAAATCCACGGTGAGCAATTGGCCAGAGAAGAAGTGTTGGCGATCAAGGAAGTGTCCAAGCAGGAAAGCGGCGGCTCGTTCCGGCAGCTGTTCATGCCCGGTATGAGAACCGCCCTCATGGTCGGTGTCGTTCTGGCGGCGCTCCAGCAGGTCACGGGAATTAACGCCGTCATGTATTACGCTCCGGTCATTTTCAAGGAAACGGGCATGGGCGCGAATGCATCCCTGATCCAAACGATTATGGTCGGGTTCGTCAACTTGGTCTTCACGCTGCTGTCGTTGTGGCTCGTCGATAAAGTAGGGCGCAAAGTATTGCTTCTCATCGGTTCCATATCGATGACGGTATGTTTGACGGTTATCGGACTGGCTTTCCAAACCGGCCAAACGTCCGGACCGATCGTGCTGATCTTCATTTTGCTCTATGTCGCTTCATTTGCGATTTCACTTGGCGCCGTACTGTGGGTCATTTTGTCCGAAATCTTCCCGGCCCCCATCCGCGGCAAAGCGGTCGCGATCGGAACGATGACGCACTGGGTGGCGGATTACGCCGTTTCCCAATCGTTTCCGCCGCTGCTTTCAACGGCCGGTCCGGCCGTAACGTTCTGGATTTTCGGTTTCATGGCTCTCGTAACGGTTATCTTCACCTGGCGCGCAATTCCTGAAACGAAAGGCAAGTCGCTGGAGGAAATCGAAACGATGTGGGCGAAGAAATAG
- a CDS encoding glucuronate isomerase, whose product MHGPLTDRIAEMKETVRRLARTMPVTDMHTHLYPAEFGELLLWGVDELLTYHYLISESFRWSEVPYDDFWSLTKREQANWIWRKLFMDHSPISEATSGLITIFNRMGLNTASRDLDEYRAAWADRTVEQQLDDVMRIAKVNEIVMTNDPFDPQERKVWLSGGGKTDSRFYAALRIDSLLNDWPRAVSELQGLGYQVVEAWTEETKDEVRRFLTEWIVRMDALYVAVSLPGDFGYPLDDHRSRMIDEAIVPVCRAHALPFALMIGVRRQVNPLLRLAGDMSMRADATAVEALCRRYPDQKFLVTMLARENQHELAVLARKFRNVMVFGCWWFLHIESMVEEMTRFRLELLGTATIPQHSDCRVLEQLIYKWEHSRTIIGDVLADRYERLYREGWQVTEAEIQRDLEDLFSRNFWTFIGRK is encoded by the coding sequence ATGCATGGACCACTGACAGACCGTATCGCCGAGATGAAGGAAACCGTCCGCCGGCTAGCGAGAACGATGCCGGTTACGGATATGCACACGCATCTGTATCCGGCCGAGTTCGGAGAGCTGCTGCTTTGGGGCGTCGACGAGCTGCTCACTTACCATTATTTAATCTCGGAGTCGTTCCGCTGGTCGGAAGTGCCTTACGACGACTTCTGGTCGCTGACGAAACGCGAACAGGCGAATTGGATTTGGCGGAAGCTGTTCATGGACCATTCTCCGATCAGCGAAGCAACAAGCGGCCTTATTACGATTTTCAACCGGATGGGATTGAACACGGCATCCCGGGATTTGGACGAATACCGTGCGGCATGGGCGGATCGAACCGTGGAGCAGCAGCTCGATGACGTGATGAGAATCGCAAAAGTAAACGAAATCGTCATGACCAACGATCCGTTCGACCCGCAGGAACGAAAGGTATGGTTATCCGGAGGAGGGAAGACGGACTCCCGCTTTTATGCGGCTTTGCGGATCGACAGCCTGCTGAACGACTGGCCTCGTGCGGTTAGCGAGCTGCAGGGGCTCGGGTACCAGGTCGTGGAGGCGTGGACGGAGGAAACAAAAGACGAGGTCCGCAGATTTCTTACGGAATGGATCGTCCGCATGGACGCACTGTATGTGGCCGTCTCGCTGCCGGGCGATTTCGGATATCCGTTGGACGACCACCGCTCCCGTATGATCGACGAAGCGATCGTGCCCGTCTGCCGGGCGCATGCGCTTCCGTTCGCTCTTATGATCGGCGTGCGCCGCCAGGTGAATCCGCTGCTGCGGCTGGCCGGCGACATGAGCATGCGCGCGGATGCGACTGCCGTCGAAGCGCTTTGCCGCCGATACCCGGACCAGAAGTTTCTGGTCACGATGCTTGCGCGCGAGAACCAGCACGAGCTCGCCGTACTCGCCCGAAAGTTCCGCAATGTCATGGTATTCGGCTGCTGGTGGTTCCTTCATATCGAATCGATGGTGGAAGAAATGACCCGTTTTCGGTTGGAGCTGCTCGGCACCGCGACGATCCCGCAGCACTCCGATTGTCGGGTGCTGGAACAGCTCATCTACAAGTGGGAGCATTCGCGCACGATTATCGGCGATGTGCTGGCGGACCGGTACGAACGCCTTTACCGCGAGGGCTGGCAGGTGACAGAGGCGGAGATTCAGCGGGATTTGGAGGATTTGTTCAGCCGCAACTTTTGGACATTTATCGGACGAAAATAG
- the larC gene encoding nickel pincer cofactor biosynthesis protein LarC codes for MKILYLDCISGIAGDMTLSALVDLGADPAFIRSHLAKLPLELFTIEFIPVNRRGIMAKWLDLRFSERDYLHDHQDHQDHHDDHYHRHHDHHTHHDDHDERFDMPDHARHHPHDPRKAADILQMIAASDLPERVKERSSAIFRVIAEAEGKIHGVDPDDVHFHEVGALDSILDIIGVCLALECFEFDELLVSPVPTGTGRVRTAHGLYPVPAPATAEILRGVPLSSFTEEGELTTPTGAGIVKALASGFGPMPAGTIDRIGYGAGTKDFQHPNVVRAILMTKESDPKRSGLQSVIVIEAQVDDMTGEALGFAMDRLFESGALDVYFTPVYMKKNRPGVLVSVLAHPESAERCEQTLLTETSTFGLRKAVMERKVLDRCFIQIQSPYGPIRVKQGWDGERLVHQSPEFKDAAAAACSFGVPLETVMQAIYKAL; via the coding sequence ATGAAAATCTTATATTTGGACTGCATATCGGGCATCGCCGGGGACATGACGTTATCCGCGCTTGTTGATTTAGGAGCCGATCCGGCGTTTATTCGCTCTCATCTGGCAAAACTTCCGCTTGAGCTGTTCACGATCGAGTTTATTCCGGTTAACCGGCGCGGCATTATGGCGAAATGGCTGGATCTGCGGTTTTCTGAACGCGATTATCTTCATGATCACCAGGATCATCAAGATCACCATGATGATCATTACCATCGTCATCATGACCATCATACTCACCATGACGATCATGACGAGCGATTTGATATGCCCGATCATGCCCGGCACCATCCTCACGACCCGCGCAAAGCGGCCGATATCTTGCAAATGATAGCAGCATCAGACCTGCCTGAACGGGTGAAAGAGCGAAGCTCGGCAATTTTTCGCGTTATTGCCGAAGCGGAAGGCAAAATTCATGGCGTCGATCCGGACGACGTTCATTTTCACGAGGTTGGAGCTCTGGACTCCATCCTCGATATTATCGGCGTATGTCTGGCTTTGGAGTGCTTCGAATTTGACGAGTTGCTCGTATCTCCGGTTCCGACCGGAACGGGCCGGGTGCGGACGGCCCATGGGCTATATCCGGTTCCGGCGCCGGCTACCGCTGAAATTTTGCGGGGAGTGCCACTGTCGTCATTCACGGAGGAAGGGGAGTTAACCACTCCTACAGGAGCCGGTATTGTCAAAGCTCTTGCAAGCGGGTTCGGTCCGATGCCCGCAGGGACGATCGACCGCATCGGCTACGGCGCGGGGACGAAAGATTTTCAGCATCCCAACGTTGTCCGCGCCATCTTGATGACAAAAGAAAGCGATCCTAAGCGAAGCGGTTTGCAATCCGTAATCGTTATCGAAGCTCAGGTGGACGATATGACCGGAGAAGCGCTCGGATTTGCAATGGATCGCTTGTTCGAGTCCGGCGCGCTTGATGTTTATTTCACGCCGGTTTATATGAAGAAGAACCGCCCGGGAGTGCTCGTCAGCGTGCTCGCCCATCCGGAATCCGCGGAGCGCTGCGAACAAACGCTGCTCACGGAAACGTCCACCTTCGGTCTGCGCAAAGCCGTTATGGAACGAAAGGTGTTGGACCGCTGTTTTATCCAAATCCAATCGCCGTATGGACCGATCCGGGTGAAACAAGGCTGGGATGGCGAGCGCCTGGTCCACCAATCCCCCGAGTTCAAAGATGCCGCCGCTGCCGCCTGCAGCTTCGGCGTCCCGCTGGAGACCGTGATGCAGGCCATTTACAAGGCGTTATGA
- the larB gene encoding nickel pincer cofactor biosynthesis protein LarB — protein MKKFEDMTFCKLDIGREERTGFPEVVFGLGKTAEQTEAIFARLVEVHGRALVTRATPETAARIAARYPLAAYDSVARIIRYGEPRRMLAGTVAVVTGGTSDIPVAEEAAVTAEWMGCTVDRIYDVGVAGIDRLLAHRDRICEAHVVIAAAGMEGALPSIVGGMIRRPMVAIPTSVGYGAHFEGIAALLAMMNSCAAGITVVNIDNGFGAGYHAAMILQLAAEAPQ, from the coding sequence ATGAAAAAGTTTGAGGATATGACGTTCTGCAAGCTGGATATCGGCAGGGAAGAGCGGACCGGATTTCCCGAGGTCGTATTCGGATTGGGAAAAACCGCCGAGCAGACCGAGGCGATTTTTGCGCGCCTTGTCGAAGTGCACGGACGGGCGCTTGTGACCCGGGCGACGCCGGAAACGGCGGCGAGGATTGCGGCGCGATATCCGCTGGCGGCGTATGACAGCGTCGCCCGGATCATCCGTTACGGAGAGCCGCGGCGGATGCTGGCCGGAACGGTAGCCGTCGTGACCGGCGGGACGTCCGATATTCCCGTTGCGGAAGAAGCGGCCGTCACGGCCGAATGGATGGGCTGCACGGTGGACCGGATCTATGACGTCGGAGTGGCGGGCATCGACCGTTTGCTTGCGCACCGCGACCGGATTTGCGAAGCCCATGTCGTCATTGCAGCGGCAGGAATGGAAGGGGCATTGCCCAGCATTGTCGGGGGCATGATCCGCCGACCGATGGTCGCGATCCCGACTTCGGTAGGATACGGCGCGCATTTTGAAGGCATAGCGGCACTGCTCGCCATGATGAACTCATGCGCTGCGGGCATCACGGTCGTCAACATCGACAACGGGTTCGGGGCGGGTTATCATGCGGCGATGATCCTGCAGCTTGCAGCGGAGGCACCGCAATGA
- a CDS encoding lactate racemase domain-containing protein translates to MSDILTKLVEHVPIPKMVRIRQTFDDTKLDDPLGELIRRLRAPGAMDGIAAGQKVAVAVGSRGISRIDELTATVIAELKRIGAQPFIVPCMGSHGGATAAGQAEVLAHLGIDEQRMGAPVRSSMDVIELGELPNGLPVYCDKIAAEEADAIVVINRIKPHTAFRGPVESGLLKMLAIGLGKQKGAEACHQMGFKYMADNVPAMAKVMLDKLPVRFGVAVVENAYDRICRIEVLGADQMERREPELLAEAKRLLPQIPFGQLDVLVIDYIGKNISGDGADPNITGRYPTPYAQGGPDVNKIVVLDLTPESGGNANGVGTADFTTARLVAKTDWPATYANGLTSTVCAPTKQATTLASDRDAIKAGVKTCNILDYGACRLVRIRDTLHLATIEISEALLPEALGNPRIKVIGEPYEWTFDDDGYLPK, encoded by the coding sequence ATGAGCGACATTCTGACGAAGCTGGTCGAGCATGTGCCGATTCCGAAAATGGTGCGCATCCGCCAAACCTTCGACGATACCAAGCTGGACGATCCTTTGGGCGAGCTGATTCGCCGACTTCGCGCGCCCGGCGCAATGGACGGGATTGCAGCCGGTCAGAAAGTGGCGGTAGCCGTCGGCAGCCGCGGAATTTCGCGCATCGATGAGCTGACCGCCACCGTCATTGCGGAGCTGAAACGGATCGGAGCGCAGCCGTTCATCGTGCCGTGCATGGGCAGCCACGGAGGCGCGACGGCAGCGGGCCAGGCGGAAGTGCTCGCCCACCTCGGTATCGACGAGCAGCGGATGGGCGCGCCCGTCCGCTCGTCCATGGACGTGATCGAGCTTGGGGAGCTTCCGAACGGGCTGCCGGTCTATTGCGACAAAATCGCGGCGGAAGAGGCGGATGCGATTGTCGTCATTAACCGGATCAAGCCGCATACGGCGTTTCGCGGTCCGGTCGAAAGCGGGCTGCTCAAGATGCTGGCGATCGGCCTCGGCAAGCAGAAGGGAGCCGAAGCGTGCCATCAGATGGGCTTCAAATATATGGCGGACAATGTGCCTGCCATGGCGAAGGTGATGCTCGACAAGCTCCCGGTTCGGTTCGGCGTGGCGGTGGTCGAGAACGCATACGATCGCATATGCCGGATTGAGGTGCTCGGCGCGGATCAGATGGAACGGCGCGAGCCGGAGCTGCTTGCGGAGGCGAAACGGCTGCTGCCGCAAATCCCGTTCGGGCAGCTGGACGTGCTCGTGATCGATTATATCGGCAAAAACATCAGCGGCGATGGGGCGGATCCCAACATAACGGGAAGGTATCCGACGCCGTACGCGCAGGGCGGGCCCGACGTCAATAAAATCGTCGTGCTCGATTTGACGCCTGAATCGGGCGGAAATGCAAACGGCGTCGGCACCGCCGACTTTACGACCGCCCGCCTGGTCGCCAAAACAGACTGGCCGGCAACGTACGCCAACGGCCTGACCTCCACGGTATGCGCGCCTACGAAGCAGGCGACGACGCTGGCGAGTGACCGCGACGCGATCAAGGCGGGCGTTAAAACGTGCAACATTTTAGACTACGGGGCCTGCAGGCTCGTCCGCATCCGCGACACGCTTCATCTGGCGACGATCGAAATTTCGGAAGCGCTGCTTCCGGAGGCGCTTGGCAATCCCCGGATCAAGGTGATCGGGGAGCCTTACGAATGGACGTTTGACGATGACGGATATTTGCCCAAATGA
- a CDS encoding SDR family oxidoreductase produces the protein MFDLTGTVSVVIGGSGVLGGAMSEALAAAGSKVAIVGRDLQKAESVQARIEREGGEGVCFTADATREGELKRLLAQVLAWGGRVDTLVNASGTNSATPFFELGTEEWERIMAVNLHSVVLASQIFGRHMVQQGEGGAIINISSVSSGPPLSNVFTYSVSKAGINSVTQFLAREWAAHGVRVNAIIPGFFPAEQNRSILTPARVEAIMRHTPMGRFGSPEELKGTVVYLASKQASSFVTGSLIRVDGGFGAMTI, from the coding sequence ATGTTTGATTTGACAGGCACCGTATCGGTTGTGATCGGCGGCAGCGGCGTACTCGGAGGCGCCATGTCGGAAGCGCTGGCCGCAGCTGGTTCGAAAGTGGCGATTGTCGGCCGGGATCTGCAGAAAGCGGAGTCCGTGCAAGCCCGCATCGAGCGGGAGGGCGGGGAAGGCGTTTGCTTCACTGCCGATGCGACCCGCGAAGGCGAGCTGAAACGGCTGCTTGCACAGGTTCTGGCGTGGGGCGGAAGGGTCGATACGCTCGTAAACGCTTCGGGGACGAACAGCGCGACGCCTTTTTTTGAGCTGGGTACGGAGGAATGGGAGCGCATCATGGCCGTCAATCTGCACAGCGTGGTGCTCGCCAGCCAAATCTTCGGCCGCCACATGGTTCAGCAGGGCGAAGGAGGGGCAATCATCAATATCTCGTCTGTTTCCTCAGGTCCGCCGCTGTCGAACGTGTTTACGTACTCTGTATCGAAGGCCGGCATTAACAGCGTCACGCAATTTCTGGCCCGGGAATGGGCTGCCCACGGCGTCCGCGTCAATGCGATTATCCCGGGATTTTTTCCGGCGGAGCAGAACCGGAGCATTCTGACGCCGGCCCGCGTGGAGGCGATTATGCGTCACACCCCGATGGGCAGATTCGGAAGTCCCGAGGAGCTGAAAGGAACGGTTGTTTATTTGGCCTCCAAACAGGCCTCATCGTTTGTGACCGGATCGCTTATTCGCGTAGACGGAGGATTTGGAGCGATGACGATATGA
- the larE gene encoding ATP-dependent sacrificial sulfur transferase LarE — protein MDTKYDKLKDILAEMGSVVVAFSGGVDSTLLLHAAIETLGRDNVLAVTADSETYPSEELEEAKRLAGGIGASHVVIETSELAIPGYKENHGNRCYFCKRNLFEQLEPFLNGGKYRHIVYGLIADDMNEHRPGVKAAKELGVRGPLQETELYKSEIRELSRIKGLPTWNKPSLACLSSRIAYGEAITEEKLSRVERAERFIRSEGLRQVRVRTHGSIARIEVESKEIEQLLAKADRITSHLKDLGYMYVAMDLGGYRSGSMNGELSLSRKGSSL, from the coding sequence ATGGACACGAAATATGACAAGCTGAAGGACATTTTGGCCGAAATGGGCTCGGTCGTCGTGGCGTTTTCCGGCGGAGTGGACAGCACGCTGCTGCTTCATGCCGCGATCGAGACGCTCGGAAGGGACAACGTCCTTGCCGTTACGGCCGATTCCGAGACGTATCCTTCCGAAGAGCTCGAGGAAGCGAAACGGCTTGCGGGCGGCATCGGAGCGTCTCACGTCGTGATCGAAACGTCGGAGCTTGCCATTCCCGGCTACAAGGAAAACCACGGCAACCGCTGTTATTTTTGCAAAAGGAATCTGTTTGAGCAGCTGGAGCCGTTCCTGAACGGCGGGAAATACCGTCACATCGTCTACGGGCTCATCGCCGACGATATGAATGAGCACCGGCCCGGAGTGAAAGCGGCGAAGGAGCTTGGGGTACGCGGGCCGCTGCAGGAAACGGAGCTTTATAAATCGGAAATCCGCGAGCTTTCACGCATCAAAGGGCTTCCGACCTGGAACAAGCCTTCGCTGGCCTGCCTTTCCTCCCGCATTGCGTACGGGGAAGCCATTACGGAGGAAAAGCTCAGCCGGGTGGAGAGAGCCGAACGGTTCATTCGTTCCGAAGGCTTGCGCCAAGTCCGGGTGCGGACGCATGGGAGCATCGCGCGAATTGAAGTGGAAAGCAAAGAGATAGAGCAATTGCTAGCGAAGGCGGACCGGATTACGAGTCATCTGAAGGATCTGGGGTATATGTACGTAGCGATGGACCTTGGAGGTTACCGAAGCGGCAGCATGAACGGGGAACTGAGCCTGAGCCGGAAAGGATCGTCCCTATGA
- a CDS encoding Gfo/Idh/MocA family protein — MPHNDGMNYAPKGKPNPVVKAVEFRFAAVALDHGHIYGMCNGLIEAGAELKWVYDPDPAKVDAFCKTFPQARVASSEEEIFTDPEVRLVASAAVPSERCALGMRVLSHNKDYFTDKAPFTTLEQLRQARAKTAETGLKYAVYYSERLHVESAVFAGQLIQEGAIGRVVQVIGLGPHRLNAPSRPEWFFQKERYGGILCDIGSHQIEQFLFFAGCKDAKVVQSKVANYNAPMYPELEDFGDATLIGDNGATHYFRVDWLTPEGLGTWGDGRTLILGTDGYIELRKYIDIARDPRGDHLYLVNKEGERHFSLAGKMGYPFFGQLILDCLNRTEHAMTQEHAFKAAELCLLAQQQAVVVSG, encoded by the coding sequence TTGCCGCACAATGACGGAATGAATTACGCGCCCAAGGGGAAGCCGAACCCGGTTGTGAAGGCAGTTGAGTTCAGGTTCGCCGCCGTTGCGCTGGATCACGGGCATATTTACGGGATGTGCAACGGGTTAATCGAAGCGGGCGCGGAGCTGAAATGGGTGTACGATCCCGATCCGGCCAAAGTAGACGCCTTCTGCAAAACGTTTCCTCAGGCGCGGGTCGCCTCCTCCGAAGAGGAGATTTTTACGGATCCGGAAGTGCGGTTGGTCGCCTCGGCGGCCGTTCCGTCCGAACGATGCGCGCTCGGGATGAGGGTGCTCAGCCATAACAAAGATTATTTTACCGATAAAGCTCCCTTTACGACATTGGAGCAGCTGCGGCAGGCAAGGGCGAAAACGGCGGAAACCGGACTGAAGTACGCCGTCTATTACAGCGAGCGGCTGCACGTCGAAAGCGCCGTGTTCGCCGGTCAACTGATCCAGGAAGGCGCCATCGGGCGGGTTGTGCAGGTGATCGGCCTCGGTCCGCACCGGCTGAATGCCCCTTCCAGACCGGAGTGGTTCTTTCAAAAGGAACGCTACGGCGGTATTTTATGCGATATCGGCAGTCATCAAATCGAGCAGTTTCTGTTTTTTGCAGGCTGCAAAGACGCCAAAGTTGTGCAAAGCAAAGTCGCCAACTACAACGCTCCGATGTACCCCGAGCTTGAGGACTTCGGCGATGCAACGCTCATCGGCGACAACGGGGCGACCCATTACTTCCGCGTCGATTGGCTTACTCCTGAGGGGCTCGGTACGTGGGGAGACGGCCGGACTCTTATTCTCGGCACGGACGGCTACATTGAGCTGCGGAAATATATCGATATTGCGCGCGATCCGCGGGGCGATCATTTGTATTTGGTCAACAAGGAGGGCGAGCGGCATTTTTCGCTAGCCGGCAAAATGGGCTATCCTTTTTTCGGACAGCTGATTCTCGATTGCCTGAACCGGACGGAGCATGCGATGACGCAGGAGCATGCGTTCAAAGCCGCCGAGCTTTGCCTGCTGGCACAGCAACAAGCCGTAGTGGTGAGCGGATAA
- a CDS encoding Gfo/Idh/MocA family protein, with the protein MSEIRLGIIGLGNMGTGHVQYLIDNEVQGARIAAVCDRGSERLKWAKENIGNNVELFDDLDRFFAFDGLDGVLIATPHYSHTELAIRAFERGLHVLCEKPAGVYTKQVRLMNEAAAKSGKVFSLMYNQRTNPLYQKLRDLIASGELGEIRRTNWIITDWYRSQSYYDSGGWRATWAGEGGGVLINQDPHQLDLWQWTTGLKPKRLRAFCYFGKYRDIEVEDDVTAFVEYENGATGVFVTTTGEAPGTNRFEICGDRGKIVIEDGRLHFWRLRVPEPEFNRTFKGSFGQPECWKCEIPIAGVESGHKGITQNWVNAILHGEPLLAPGEEGINGLMLSNAMLLSTWTDGWVNFPIDEQLFYDHLQRKIGRNDQIAAQ; encoded by the coding sequence ATGAGCGAGATCCGGCTTGGCATTATCGGCCTCGGCAATATGGGAACGGGGCATGTCCAGTACTTAATCGACAATGAAGTGCAGGGAGCAAGGATTGCGGCCGTATGCGACAGAGGTTCCGAAAGGCTGAAATGGGCAAAAGAAAACATCGGAAATAACGTCGAGCTCTTTGATGACTTGGACCGCTTTTTCGCATTCGATGGGCTGGACGGCGTTCTCATTGCGACTCCTCATTATTCCCATACGGAGCTGGCGATCCGGGCTTTCGAACGGGGGCTGCATGTGCTTTGTGAGAAGCCTGCCGGCGTTTATACGAAGCAGGTGCGCTTGATGAATGAAGCCGCCGCGAAATCAGGCAAAGTATTTAGCCTGATGTATAACCAGCGCACCAATCCGCTCTACCAGAAGCTTCGCGACCTTATCGCTTCCGGCGAGCTGGGCGAGATTAGACGGACCAACTGGATTATTACGGACTGGTACCGTTCGCAAAGCTACTACGATTCCGGCGGCTGGAGAGCGACTTGGGCCGGAGAAGGCGGAGGTGTGCTCATTAACCAAGACCCGCACCAGCTTGATCTTTGGCAGTGGACGACAGGACTGAAGCCGAAACGGCTTCGCGCCTTTTGCTACTTCGGTAAATACCGCGACATTGAAGTAGAGGATGACGTCACCGCTTTTGTGGAATATGAGAACGGGGCAACCGGCGTTTTTGTGACGACGACCGGCGAAGCGCCGGGAACGAACCGGTTTGAAATTTGCGGGGACCGCGGAAAAATCGTGATCGAAGACGGGCGCTTGCATTTTTGGCGTCTTCGTGTGCCGGAGCCGGAATTTAACCGTACGTTCAAAGGAAGCTTCGGACAGCCGGAATGCTGGAAATGCGAGATTCCGATTGCCGGAGTGGAATCGGGCCATAAAGGGATTACGCAGAACTGGGTGAATGCGATCCTGCATGGCGAGCCTTTGCTCGCTCCAGGAGAAGAAGGGATTAACGGGCTGATGCTTTCCAATGCGATGCTGCTGTCCACCTGGACCGATGGCTGGGTGAACTTCCCGATCGACGAACAGCTATTTTACGATCATTTGCAACGAAAAATCGGAAGGAATGATCAAATTGCCGCACAATGA